The following are from one region of the Marinomonas sp. CT5 genome:
- a CDS encoding proline--tRNA ligase, with the protein MRASNYLFSTLRDAPTDAVVTSHQLMVRAGMIRQISKGLYTWLPTGLRVFRKIENIVRDEMEKAGSLEVIMPGVQPAELWQETGRWQKYGPELLRMQDRHGRDYCLGPTHEEVITDLARNELTSYKQLPMNFFQIQTKFRDEVRPRFGVMRSREFCMKDAYSFHVGAESLQETYDIMHQAYCNVFDRIGLDYRPVRADTGSIGGAYSHEFHVLADSGEDDIAFSDSSDFAANIELAEAICLKEKADTPTQNIEEVFTPDCKTIQKVADFLKLDVTSTVKTMLIKAVDENEQPSIAALVLRGDHNINEIKVEKLSGIVTPFEFADEADIVAKIGCAPGSIGPKGLAEKGVRVIVDRSAAVMSDFCAGANKDDYHFTGLNWERDCAAFETADIRNVVEGDPSPDGQGTIIIKRGIEVGHIFQLGQQYAEALKATVLDENGKAQVMHMGCYGIGVSRIVAAAIEQNFDEKGILWPESIAPFDIAIVAMNYDKSEAVRTECDRLYTELKAKGLDVLLDDRKERPGVKFADCELLGIPHRLVVGDKGLDKGTLEYRYRKADENQDIAIADAIDFILSKK; encoded by the coding sequence ATGCGCGCAAGCAACTATTTATTTTCTACCCTACGTGATGCACCAACTGATGCGGTTGTTACCAGCCACCAGCTAATGGTTCGTGCCGGCATGATTCGTCAAATTTCAAAAGGCTTATACACCTGGCTACCGACAGGTCTAAGAGTTTTTCGAAAAATCGAAAACATTGTGCGCGATGAAATGGAAAAAGCAGGCTCTTTAGAAGTCATCATGCCAGGTGTCCAACCAGCTGAGCTGTGGCAAGAAACAGGCCGCTGGCAAAAGTACGGCCCAGAACTACTTCGTATGCAAGATCGACACGGTCGCGACTACTGCCTTGGTCCAACGCATGAGGAAGTCATCACAGACCTTGCACGCAACGAGCTAACCAGCTACAAACAATTACCAATGAATTTCTTCCAAATTCAAACCAAATTCCGTGATGAAGTTCGCCCTCGATTTGGCGTAATGCGCTCACGAGAATTCTGCATGAAAGACGCCTATTCTTTCCATGTTGGCGCAGAATCCTTGCAAGAGACCTATGACATTATGCACCAAGCTTACTGCAACGTATTTGACCGCATTGGTCTTGATTATCGTCCGGTACGCGCTGATACCGGCAGTATTGGCGGCGCATACTCCCATGAATTCCATGTACTAGCTGATTCTGGTGAAGACGACATTGCCTTCAGTGACTCTTCTGACTTTGCAGCAAACATTGAGCTAGCAGAAGCGATTTGCTTAAAAGAAAAAGCGGATACTCCAACACAAAATATTGAAGAAGTATTCACACCAGACTGCAAAACAATTCAAAAAGTCGCCGATTTCCTAAAGCTAGATGTCACTAGCACGGTTAAAACCATGCTGATTAAAGCCGTAGATGAAAACGAACAGCCTAGTATTGCCGCATTGGTTTTACGTGGCGACCATAATATCAATGAAATAAAAGTGGAAAAACTTTCCGGAATCGTCACACCATTTGAGTTTGCCGATGAAGCCGACATTGTTGCAAAAATTGGCTGCGCTCCTGGCTCCATCGGACCAAAAGGCTTAGCGGAAAAAGGTGTTCGAGTTATTGTTGACCGTTCTGCGGCCGTAATGTCTGATTTCTGCGCAGGCGCAAACAAAGATGACTACCACTTTACCGGCCTAAACTGGGAACGTGATTGCGCCGCTTTCGAAACCGCTGACATTCGCAATGTAGTTGAAGGCGATCCATCTCCTGACGGACAAGGAACAATCATCATTAAACGTGGTATTGAAGTGGGTCACATATTCCAACTTGGACAGCAATATGCCGAAGCGCTTAAAGCAACCGTGTTAGATGAAAATGGCAAAGCACAAGTCATGCACATGGGATGTTACGGCATTGGGGTTTCTCGTATTGTTGCCGCAGCAATCGAACAAAACTTTGATGAAAAAGGCATTTTGTGGCCTGAAAGCATCGCCCCATTCGATATTGCCATCGTTGCTATGAACTACGACAAGTCTGAAGCTGTCAGAACAGAATGTGACCGCTTGTACACTGAATTAAAAGCAAAAGGACTGGATGTATTATTGGATGACCGTAAAGAACGCCCTGGCGTGAAATTTGCGGATTGCGAACTGCTCGGCATTCCACACCGCTTAGTTGTTGGTGATAAAGGCTTAGATAAAGGCACACTAGAATATAGATATCGTAAGGCCGATGAAAACCAAGACATCGCCATTGCTGACGCGATCGACTTTATTTTAAGCAAAAAATAA
- a CDS encoding 3-deoxy-7-phosphoheptulonate synthase, with protein sequence MSNKRLEDLNIASFTSLVTPSQLKKELPVSESVSSHVAESRDIIKNIMDGKDHRLAIVIGPCSIHDPQAALEYATRLKALAEKLDDTLYIIMRAYFEKPRTTVGWKGLINDPNLDGTFDINKGLRIGRKLLIDLAELGLPLATEALDPISPQYIQDLISWSAIGARTTESQTHREMASGLSGPVGFKNGTDGGLTVAINAMQSVSHAHSFLGINEEGQVTVVNTKGNDYGHVVLRGGGGKPNYEAKFVAEAEQELNKAKLKMNIMVDTSHENSSKKPERQVTVAEDATQQILDGNQSIMGLMIESNIGWGNQKVPADLSDLEYGVSITDACIDWATTEKALTDMANNLRDVLPKRQRS encoded by the coding sequence ATGAGTAACAAACGTCTAGAAGACTTAAATATTGCCTCGTTCACCTCTTTGGTAACACCGAGCCAATTAAAAAAAGAGCTGCCAGTAAGCGAAAGTGTTAGCAGCCATGTAGCGGAATCCCGCGACATCATTAAAAACATTATGGATGGTAAAGACCATCGTTTAGCTATTGTAATTGGACCATGCTCTATCCATGACCCTCAAGCTGCATTAGAGTATGCTACTCGCCTAAAAGCGCTAGCAGAAAAACTTGACGACACTCTTTACATTATCATGCGTGCCTATTTTGAAAAGCCTCGTACCACTGTAGGTTGGAAAGGACTGATTAACGATCCGAACCTTGATGGCACTTTCGATATAAACAAAGGCCTACGCATCGGTCGTAAGCTGCTTATTGATCTTGCTGAACTTGGCTTACCACTAGCAACTGAAGCACTTGACCCAATTTCACCACAGTATATTCAAGACCTAATAAGTTGGTCTGCCATTGGTGCTCGTACAACAGAATCACAAACTCACCGTGAAATGGCATCTGGCCTTTCGGGTCCTGTTGGGTTTAAAAATGGTACCGATGGTGGATTAACTGTTGCTATTAATGCGATGCAGTCGGTTTCTCACGCCCACTCTTTCTTAGGGATTAATGAAGAAGGTCAAGTTACGGTTGTCAACACCAAAGGAAACGATTACGGACACGTTGTTCTTCGTGGCGGTGGCGGCAAACCCAACTATGAAGCAAAATTCGTTGCTGAAGCCGAGCAAGAGCTAAACAAAGCCAAGCTTAAAATGAATATCATGGTGGATACTTCCCACGAAAACTCTAGCAAGAAGCCTGAACGTCAAGTCACAGTGGCAGAAGATGCCACTCAACAAATTCTGGATGGCAACCAATCTATCATGGGACTGATGATTGAGAGCAACATCGGCTGGGGCAACCAAAAAGTACCAGCCGATCTAAGTGATCTTGAGTATGGGGTCTCCATCACAGATGCGTGCATTGACTGGGCAACAACAGAAAAAGCACTTACTGATATGGCAAATAACTTACGTGATGTTTTACCTAAACGCCAACGCAGTTAA
- the arsC gene encoding arsenate reductase (glutaredoxin) (This arsenate reductase requires both glutathione and glutaredoxin to convert arsenate to arsenite, after which the efflux transporter formed by ArsA and ArsB can extrude the arsenite from the cell, providing resistance.), translating into MTTIFHNPRCSKSRQTLQLLEDNNIKADIRLYLQDTPSIDELETLLKQLDITPLELMRTKEAIYKELGLNKESTDAERLKAMHENPSLIERPIVVHGNKAKIGRPPEDVLALFN; encoded by the coding sequence ATGACCACCATTTTCCACAACCCTCGTTGTTCTAAATCTCGCCAAACACTGCAACTTCTAGAAGACAATAACATCAAAGCTGATATTCGCTTGTACTTACAAGATACCCCTAGCATTGATGAGCTAGAAACATTACTTAAACAGCTCGACATAACTCCTCTAGAACTTATGCGAACAAAAGAAGCCATTTATAAAGAGCTTGGTTTAAACAAAGAATCAACCGATGCTGAGCGACTAAAAGCCATGCACGAAAACCCAAGTCTAATTGAGCGTCCTATCGTGGTTCACGGAAACAAGGCCAAAATTGGTCGCCCACCTGAAGATGTCTTAGCTTTATTTAACTAA
- a CDS encoding fumarate hydratase, which yields MSIIKEDDLIDSVADALQFISYYHPLDFVNAVHEAYEREESKAAKDAMAQILINSRMCAEGKRPICQDTGIVTVFVKIGMNVQWESTKSVTEMINEGVRRAYLHPDNVLRASILADPAGARKNTKDNTPAVIHMEIVPGDTVEVHVAAKGGGSENKSKMAMLNPSDDIVEWIKKTVPTMGAGWCPPGMLGIGIGGTAEKAMVMAKESLMEPIDIHELKARGPQNRVEELRLEIFDAVNNLGIGAQGLGGLTTVLDVKIMDYPTHAASLPVAMIPNCAATRHAHFVLDGSGPADLVPPSLDDWPEITWEVGESVRRVDLNTITPEQVKEWKPGETILLNGKMLTGRDAAHKKMVEMMANGEELPVDLKGRFIYYVGPVDPVRDEAVGPAGPTTATRMDKFTRTILDKTGLLGMIGKSERGPVAIEAIKEFGAVYLMAVGGAAYLVSKAIKKADVVAFPELGMEAIYEFDVVDMPVTVAVDTAGSSVHITGPAEWKAKIEAQTLEIK from the coding sequence ATGAGCATTATTAAAGAAGATGATCTGATTGATAGCGTTGCAGACGCATTGCAGTTTATCTCTTATTACCACCCTCTGGATTTCGTTAATGCGGTTCATGAAGCCTACGAACGAGAAGAAAGTAAAGCCGCCAAAGACGCAATGGCTCAGATACTTATTAACTCTCGTATGTGTGCAGAAGGTAAACGTCCGATTTGTCAGGATACGGGTATTGTTACCGTGTTTGTTAAAATTGGTATGAATGTTCAATGGGAAAGCACCAAGAGCGTTACAGAGATGATCAATGAAGGAGTGCGTCGAGCATACCTTCATCCTGACAATGTCTTGCGTGCTTCTATCCTAGCTGATCCTGCTGGAGCTCGTAAAAACACTAAAGACAACACGCCTGCCGTTATTCATATGGAAATTGTTCCAGGTGATACGGTTGAAGTGCATGTTGCTGCGAAAGGCGGTGGCTCCGAGAATAAATCCAAAATGGCTATGCTTAATCCTTCCGATGATATCGTTGAATGGATTAAGAAAACGGTGCCAACAATGGGGGCAGGCTGGTGTCCACCAGGGATGCTTGGCATAGGTATCGGTGGAACGGCAGAAAAAGCCATGGTTATGGCGAAAGAGTCTTTGATGGAACCGATTGACATTCATGAGCTAAAGGCTCGTGGTCCTCAGAACCGTGTTGAAGAGCTTCGCTTAGAAATTTTTGATGCCGTTAACAATCTTGGTATTGGTGCACAAGGTTTGGGTGGCTTAACAACCGTGCTTGATGTGAAGATCATGGATTACCCAACTCATGCTGCGTCATTGCCTGTTGCTATGATCCCAAATTGTGCGGCTACTCGTCATGCTCATTTTGTTCTTGATGGTTCTGGTCCCGCTGATCTAGTGCCGCCTTCTTTGGATGATTGGCCAGAAATTACATGGGAAGTTGGTGAAAGTGTTCGTCGTGTTGATCTCAATACCATTACTCCTGAGCAGGTTAAAGAGTGGAAACCTGGTGAAACTATTTTGCTGAATGGCAAGATGTTAACTGGTCGTGATGCGGCACATAAGAAAATGGTAGAAATGATGGCCAATGGTGAAGAGTTGCCGGTTGACCTTAAGGGTCGTTTCATCTATTACGTCGGGCCAGTAGATCCAGTAAGAGATGAGGCGGTAGGTCCTGCAGGACCAACTACAGCGACTCGTATGGATAAGTTTACTCGAACAATTCTAGATAAAACAGGCTTGCTTGGTATGATTGGTAAGTCCGAGCGCGGACCTGTAGCTATCGAGGCTATCAAAGAATTTGGCGCGGTTTACTTAATGGCTGTGGGCGGTGCTGCTTACTTGGTTTCAAAAGCGATTAAGAAAGCAGATGTGGTTGCCTTTCCTGAATTAGGAATGGAGGCTATCTATGAGTTTGATGTAGTAGATATGCCAGTAACCGTTGCGGTAGATACAGCTGGCAGTTCAGTACATATTACTGGGCCAGCAGAGTGGAAAGCTAAAATTGAAGCGCAAACTCTTGAGATTAAGTAG
- a CDS encoding DUF2786 domain-containing protein, producing the protein MSISKRKKAIQKVVKLLNLATSTNSSESVVALRHAESLIRQYQIAQRELPILQLCDRSMLYRVSWGGAAPRYVKESVEKTTNESSVYQRRFSEKRVDPERAYESARTILDDMDFSHFQKMDSSSSGCNVPENHADSFSSDVEEFDLTDHAEVNDEELASGADAVSSAVGEDEVAVEDIVDGDDVLETVVQEDVLDSSATYTSNDNVIDAANAFRPCKQEFSETLKTQYATSDPNVPFSEDDYWTNVYEKLVDFDEVKIQAEIDALSKQLLLAKENLQAQKLKRYEHEQNEIQERAERARIEQSFEEAIERAFQARAKSYEAWEENCTKVRMSRLRDEQEAVQGYDAVFDALEKNKESYQQHLQRKEDYRAAKIMHELRRQLVLAVSVGEDATSSYERVIDIMETNGLSLKDLEFSDIKNKSLFIRLLERESALISDVHEREAHTEEMLDKFLTSSLTKKESRASENPIQHIQRLLVAASEGGQFETQKNLEQVIHLMDANGIGVRDIGYGFIKKYSVFIRLINWEAERITSLPEREKFTTQILEEYIQHSVQKPKSEREHKANR; encoded by the coding sequence ATGAGCATTAGCAAAAGGAAAAAGGCCATACAGAAAGTTGTTAAGTTGTTAAATTTAGCAACCTCCACTAATTCAAGTGAGTCTGTTGTGGCTTTGCGTCATGCTGAATCACTAATTAGGCAATACCAGATCGCCCAAAGAGAGCTTCCTATTTTGCAGTTGTGTGATCGCTCTATGCTTTATCGTGTTAGTTGGGGTGGTGCTGCTCCTAGGTATGTTAAAGAGTCAGTTGAAAAAACTACTAATGAAAGTTCTGTTTATCAGCGCCGTTTTAGTGAAAAAAGAGTCGACCCTGAACGCGCTTATGAGTCTGCACGTACCATTTTGGATGATATGGACTTTAGTCATTTCCAAAAAATGGATTCATCATCTAGTGGTTGTAATGTTCCTGAAAATCATGCCGACTCCTTTTCTTCAGATGTGGAGGAGTTTGATTTAACGGATCATGCTGAAGTAAATGATGAAGAACTGGCTTCGGGTGCTGATGCGGTGAGTAGTGCTGTTGGGGAAGATGAGGTCGCAGTGGAAGATATAGTTGATGGTGATGATGTGCTTGAAACTGTTGTTCAGGAAGATGTTTTAGATAGCTCGGCGACTTATACCTCAAATGATAATGTTATTGATGCCGCTAATGCATTTCGCCCTTGTAAACAGGAGTTTTCGGAGACATTAAAAACTCAGTATGCGACCAGTGATCCTAATGTTCCATTTTCAGAGGATGATTACTGGACAAATGTGTATGAAAAATTAGTAGATTTTGATGAGGTCAAAATTCAGGCAGAGATAGATGCACTTAGTAAGCAGTTATTACTGGCTAAAGAGAATTTACAAGCACAAAAGTTAAAGCGTTATGAACATGAGCAGAATGAAATTCAAGAGCGTGCGGAGCGAGCTCGAATTGAACAAAGTTTTGAAGAGGCTATAGAAAGAGCTTTTCAGGCAAGAGCTAAGTCATACGAGGCCTGGGAAGAAAACTGTACAAAAGTAAGAATGTCTCGGCTGAGAGATGAGCAAGAGGCGGTTCAGGGTTATGATGCTGTTTTTGATGCTTTGGAGAAAAATAAAGAGTCTTATCAGCAGCATCTACAAAGAAAAGAGGATTATCGGGCGGCAAAAATTATGCATGAATTGCGTCGCCAACTTGTTCTTGCTGTTTCAGTAGGGGAGGATGCTACGTCTTCCTATGAAAGAGTTATTGATATTATGGAGACAAATGGTCTTTCTCTAAAAGATTTAGAGTTCTCTGATATTAAAAACAAAAGTCTCTTTATTCGCCTGTTAGAAAGAGAGTCAGCTTTGATTTCTGATGTACATGAGAGAGAAGCTCATACGGAAGAAATGTTGGATAAATTTTTAACCTCCAGTTTGACTAAGAAAGAATCTCGAGCTTCAGAAAATCCTATACAGCACATCCAAAGATTGTTGGTGGCAGCTAGTGAGGGTGGTCAGTTTGAAACGCAGAAAAATCTCGAACAAGTCATTCATCTAATGGATGCTAATGGTATTGGGGTGAGAGATATTGGTTACGGATTTATTAAAAAGTATTCCGTGTTCATTCGGTTAATAAACTGGGAGGCTGAGCGCATTACGTCTTTACCAGAGCGCGAAAAATTTACGACACAAATTCTTGAAGAATATATTCAGCATTCAGTGCAAAAACCAAAATCTGAAAGAGAACATAAGGCTAATCGTTGA
- a CDS encoding SMP-30/gluconolactonase/LRE family protein produces the protein MTDMQCAIDVQAKLAECPRWDEQTQTLYFVDIDSFILYAYDTKSKKLASREFNEEIGCFSLAENGGFIAAFRSGVYTFDHFNAELKPYWLANYDQNTTRFNDGRCDAQGRFLAGTMYSPKDAFKGALHQFERGQEKLIDQAAWTSNGLAFSPDNTIMYYSDTPNHVVYKFDYDLNTGTASNKRVFIEFPHGNGRPDGAAVDSEGNYWSALYQGQRVVKISPEGKILEEYLVPATYPTMVAFGGPDMKTLFVSTCRGAQTDEELKEFPQAGGIFTLETETKGLLEPRFKG, from the coding sequence ATGACTGATATGCAATGTGCTATAGATGTACAAGCAAAATTGGCTGAATGCCCACGTTGGGACGAGCAAACTCAGACGCTTTACTTTGTTGATATAGATTCATTCATACTATACGCATATGACACAAAATCAAAAAAACTAGCAAGTCGAGAATTTAACGAAGAAATTGGCTGTTTTTCTCTCGCTGAAAACGGCGGTTTCATCGCTGCATTTCGGTCTGGCGTTTATACTTTTGATCATTTCAATGCCGAATTAAAACCCTACTGGCTTGCTAATTACGATCAAAATACGACGCGTTTTAATGATGGTCGTTGCGACGCACAAGGTCGCTTCCTCGCAGGCACAATGTACTCGCCAAAAGATGCCTTCAAAGGGGCACTACACCAATTTGAAAGAGGCCAAGAAAAACTCATCGATCAAGCCGCCTGGACATCAAATGGACTCGCATTTTCACCAGACAACACCATTATGTACTACTCAGATACACCAAACCATGTTGTTTACAAGTTTGATTACGACCTAAATACAGGCACAGCGAGCAATAAACGCGTATTCATTGAATTCCCTCACGGTAACGGGCGCCCAGATGGCGCCGCCGTTGATAGCGAAGGAAATTACTGGTCAGCACTTTACCAAGGGCAACGTGTTGTTAAAATTAGCCCTGAAGGTAAAATTTTAGAAGAATATCTCGTACCAGCTACCTACCCTACTATGGTGGCTTTCGGTGGCCCCGATATGAAAACTCTGTTTGTGAGTACGTGTCGTGGCGCACAAACAGACGAAGAACTTAAAGAATTCCCTCAAGCGGGAGGAATTTTTACTCTTGAAACAGAAACAAAAGGATTATTAGAGCCTCGCTTTAAAGGTTAA
- a CDS encoding HIT domain-containing protein, which produces MFELNSVLERDSVLVGHFPLCQLRLINDAQFPWFILVPQRNDITEIYQLVEEDRQQLMAESCLLSETLHDAFSATKLNVAALGNQVPQLHIHHIVRYETDRCWPAPIWGKLESIPYEREKLAEILQKVQSLLNDDLTLSSDAAELYY; this is translated from the coding sequence ATGTTTGAGTTAAATTCTGTGTTAGAACGTGATTCTGTCCTTGTTGGGCACTTTCCATTATGCCAGCTGCGTCTTATTAATGATGCCCAGTTTCCTTGGTTTATATTGGTTCCTCAGCGAAACGATATCACGGAAATTTACCAACTAGTTGAGGAGGATCGTCAGCAATTAATGGCTGAAAGTTGTTTGTTATCTGAAACTTTACATGACGCTTTTTCCGCAACAAAGCTAAATGTTGCCGCTTTAGGCAATCAGGTGCCGCAACTGCATATCCATCATATTGTTCGATACGAAACGGATCGGTGCTGGCCGGCCCCTATTTGGGGGAAATTAGAGAGTATTCCCTATGAAAGAGAAAAGTTGGCTGAGATTTTGCAAAAGGTTCAATCATTACTAAACGATGATTTAACTTTATCTAGCGATGCGGCTGAACTTTACTATTGA
- a CDS encoding sulfite exporter TauE/SafE family protein, whose product MDFLWYIAAGAAVGLAVGITGVGGGSLMTPLLLMFGFPPHIAIGTDLMYAGIAKSTGVVMHAKHGNVNWKIVFAMAAGSIPASFATVWMLSQYDKPDHYQEILTGTLGIMLVLTATVILFRSKLTATLNFNIPESKSTKIIFFCGLILGVLVTLTSVGAGALGTAIMMILFPLMRAKNIVGTDLAHAVPLTLVAGIGHIFLGNVDYTLLVALLIGSIPTIYIGTRVATHVPNHVLQPILATALLSFGVKYLFF is encoded by the coding sequence ATGGATTTTCTTTGGTATATTGCTGCTGGTGCAGCAGTGGGTTTAGCAGTGGGCATAACTGGCGTAGGCGGCGGCTCTCTAATGACACCGCTATTACTTATGTTTGGTTTCCCCCCTCATATTGCCATTGGTACAGATCTTATGTATGCGGGCATCGCAAAAAGCACCGGCGTAGTCATGCACGCCAAACACGGAAATGTGAATTGGAAAATAGTCTTTGCTATGGCGGCGGGAAGCATCCCAGCATCTTTTGCGACCGTATGGATGTTATCGCAATACGATAAACCAGATCATTATCAAGAAATTCTCACTGGCACCTTGGGAATAATGCTAGTTCTTACTGCCACAGTGATTTTATTTAGATCCAAACTTACTGCCACCCTAAACTTCAATATTCCTGAGAGTAAAAGCACAAAAATAATCTTTTTTTGTGGCTTAATTTTAGGGGTACTGGTGACCTTAACATCAGTTGGCGCTGGGGCATTAGGCACAGCAATCATGATGATTCTATTTCCACTGATGAGAGCAAAAAATATCGTCGGAACAGACCTCGCTCACGCCGTACCCTTAACCCTAGTGGCTGGTATTGGACATATATTTTTAGGCAATGTTGATTACACACTTCTTGTGGCACTTTTAATCGGCTCTATACCGACTATTTATATAGGTACGCGTGTTGCCACTCACGTGCCAAATCATGTTTTGCAACCAATTCTCGCCACTGCCCTTCTATCATTTGGAGTAAAATACCTTTTCTTCTAA
- the wrbA gene encoding NAD(P)H:quinone oxidoreductase — protein sequence MSQQPYVLILFYSRHGSIAEMAKHIARGINKINGMEAKIRQVPEVSDTTKVATPAIPDDGAPYCTLEELADCSGLALGSPSYFGSMAAPLKHFIDQTSTLWLTGQLIDKPACAFTSASTMHGGQEQCIHSMMTPLIHHGMIWLGLPYKNKELISTQAGGTPYGASHLANSTSENNLTDGEKALCEAQGKRIAEMALKLQK from the coding sequence ATGTCTCAACAACCTTACGTATTAATTTTGTTTTATAGTCGTCATGGCTCTATCGCAGAAATGGCAAAACACATTGCCCGAGGCATTAACAAAATTAACGGAATGGAAGCAAAAATCCGTCAGGTACCAGAAGTCTCTGATACTACGAAAGTTGCTACTCCAGCTATACCTGATGATGGCGCACCTTATTGCACATTAGAAGAATTAGCGGATTGCTCTGGACTTGCTTTAGGCTCACCATCCTACTTTGGCAGCATGGCCGCCCCACTAAAGCACTTCATCGATCAAACATCGACACTCTGGCTTACAGGGCAGCTGATTGACAAACCCGCTTGCGCATTTACTAGCGCAAGCACAATGCATGGCGGCCAAGAGCAATGCATTCATAGCATGATGACACCATTAATACACCATGGCATGATTTGGCTTGGCCTACCTTACAAGAACAAAGAACTCATTAGCACGCAAGCAGGCGGAACACCATACGGTGCAAGCCACCTAGCTAATAGCACGTCTGAAAACAACTTAACAGATGGTGAAAAAGCGTTGTGTGAGGCACAGGGTAAACGAATTGCAGAAATGGCCTTAAAGCTTCAAAAATAG
- the cysB gene encoding HTH-type transcriptional regulator CysB, with the protein MKLQQLRYIWEVARHDLNVSATAQSLYTSQPGVSKQIRLLEDELGVEVFARSGKHLTHVTPAGEKIIALAGDVLSQTQNIKRVAKEFSDERKGSLDIATTHTQARYALPKVINQFIEGYPDVSLHMHQGTPMQIAEMANDGVVDFAIATEALELFGNLVMLPCYTWNRSVVVPKDHPLAKEGKLTLQALAEYPIVTYVFGFTGRSQLDEAFQEAELQPNVVFTAADSDVIKTYVRLGLGVGIVASMAHDEMQDADLVALDASHLFADSCTKIGIRSNTFIRGYMYKFIESFAPHLTKEVVMAAMEAGNRQDVEALFKDVELPRH; encoded by the coding sequence ATGAAGTTACAGCAGCTTAGGTATATATGGGAAGTGGCACGTCATGACCTAAATGTTTCGGCCACGGCGCAAAGTTTATATACGTCGCAACCAGGCGTGAGTAAACAGATTCGGCTCTTGGAAGATGAGTTAGGTGTGGAAGTGTTTGCGCGTAGTGGAAAGCATTTAACTCACGTAACTCCTGCTGGAGAAAAAATTATTGCTTTAGCGGGTGATGTTCTAAGTCAGACGCAAAATATTAAACGAGTTGCTAAAGAGTTTAGCGATGAGCGTAAAGGCTCATTAGATATTGCAACCACTCATACTCAGGCTCGTTATGCTTTGCCTAAAGTGATAAATCAATTCATTGAAGGCTACCCTGATGTAAGTTTGCATATGCATCAAGGGACGCCAATGCAAATAGCTGAGATGGCAAATGATGGTGTGGTGGACTTTGCTATAGCGACAGAAGCTCTGGAATTGTTTGGCAACCTAGTAATGCTGCCTTGTTACACATGGAATCGATCCGTCGTTGTACCTAAAGACCACCCGTTGGCAAAAGAGGGTAAGTTAACTTTGCAGGCATTAGCCGAATATCCGATTGTCACCTATGTGTTTGGTTTTACTGGTCGCTCGCAGCTTGATGAAGCCTTTCAGGAGGCGGAACTGCAACCAAATGTTGTATTTACTGCCGCGGATTCAGATGTTATTAAAACTTATGTTCGCCTTGGGCTTGGAGTTGGTATTGTTGCGTCTATGGCACATGATGAAATGCAGGATGCCGATTTAGTTGCTTTGGATGCATCGCACCTTTTTGCAGACAGTTGTACTAAAATTGGTATTCGCAGTAATACTTTTATTCGTGGTTATATGTATAAGTTTATCGAATCCTTTGCGCCTCATTTGACGAAAGAGGTTGTGATGGCGGCAATGGAAGCTGGCAATAGACAAGATGTAGAAGCTTTGTTTAAGGATGTTGAATTACCAAGGCATTAA